Within bacterium, the genomic segment CTACAACCACACCAAGCACCAGAGCGGCGAGTTCGGCGGCACGCGCGGCTACCAGGAGCAGTACGACGACCTGCGCCGCGGGCGCGAGATCATGGAGCGCCGCTTCGGCGAGCACTGGTACTCTGCGGTGAACTTCCCCTACGGTCCCTACAACCAGGCGACGATCCGCGCGGTGGACGACCTCGGCTACTCGGTCTTCAACGGTCACTACAATCCGCGGCTCTCGCGCCGGCTCTTCTACGTGCTCGGTCGCATGCTCAACAAGGGGCAGCTCTTCGATCGCCACATCAGCCACCACCTGGAGATCTACCCCGGCACGCACACCTTCACGATCGACATGGCGATCTCCTACATCGAGCACTACCGCGGCAACTATGGCAGCACCGACTGCGAATGGCACTCGCTCGCCGAGCTGATGCAGCGCTACGAGGCGACGAAGCGGCACATCAACGTCATCGGTTGGCTGCTGCACCACCGCTATCACTGCAGCCCGGAGAGCCTGAAGCTCGTGCAGGACAGCATCGACGCCATGCGCCGTCGCGACCCCGCAATCGAGTTCTGGAACTTCGAAGAGATCCACGCCGCCTTCGGGCCCCAGGGGGCGCAGCGCCAGGCGGGCTAGGTCCCGCCCCGCCGCGCGCGGGCCGCTAGGAGCCGCGAGGCCGCCGTGAGCCGGACAGCGCAACCCTCTCGCTTCGACCTGCTCTGCTTCGGCGAGGACTGGTACAAGTCCAGCTACACGAGCACGCGGCAGATCGTGCTGCGCCTGGCCGTTGGCCGGCGCCTGCTCTGGGTGAATCCCCTGCCCGTGCGCGCGCCCTCCCTGGCCGGGCGCGACGAGCGCCACGCCGCCCTGCGCAAGATCCAGCACAAGCTGCGCACGCACCTGCGGCCCCTCGCTCGGCCGCGGCCGGGAGTCTGGGTGCTGAGCCCGCTCTACTTGCCCGTGTTCCTGGACGCCCGCGGCGATCGCCTGAACGGCGCGCTGCTCACGGCGCAGGTCTGGCTGGCGCTTCGCCTGCTGGGGTTGCGCCGACCGCTGATCTGGGCCTCGTCCACCTATCACGCGCTCTTCGTCGCGCGGCGCCTTGCCCACCGCGGCTTCTTCTACCGCTTCGCCGACAAGAACAGCGCCTTCACGGACCTGCCGCCCGAGCGGGCGGCCCGGGCGCGCGCGCTCTACGAGACCTACGACCGGCGGCTCTGCGCCGAGGCGGACCGCGTCTACTGCGCCTCGCGGGCGATCGCCGAGGACCTGCGCGCGCGCTGTGGCGAGAGCGAGCGGATCGTCTACCAGCCGCACGGGGTGGACTTCGCGCACTTCAGCGCCGCGGGGACTGGCGCGCTCCCCTTGCCCGAGGCGCTGCGCGGGCTGCCGCATCCGGTGGTCGGCTACTTCGGCAGCCTCACCAACCACAACGACAAGGGCATCCTGCGGCGCCTCGCCGAGCGGCACCCCGACTGGAGCCTCGTGCTGATCGGCCGCGTGATCGGCGACTACAGCGAACTGGCGGACCTGCCCAACTTCCGCCTCACCGGCGCCGTGCCCTACGCCGAGCTGCCGGCCTGGGCGCAGGCCTTCGACGTCGCCATCATGAACTGGATAGAGACCGAGTGGATCGCGAGCAGCTTCCCGGTCAAGGTGCAGGAGTACCTGGCGCTCGGCCTGCCCGTGGTCTCCGTGCGCATCCGCGAGGTGGCCGAGCAGTTCGGCGATCTCGTGCGCATCGCCGAGGGGCCCGATGACTTCGTCCGCCTCGTCGAGGAGGAGCTGAGGACCGATACGCCGGCCAAGCGGGCGGCGCGCCGCGAGCGCGTGCGGGATCGCGACTGGTCGCAGATCGCCGCGGCCGTGCTCGCGGACGCCGAGGCGATCCACCGCGGGAAGTCGGCATGAGCGCGCCGCGCCTGCTCTACGTCCTCGACCGCTTTCCCACGGACACGCTCAACTTCGTCTACAACGAGATGCGTGCGCTCGAGGCGGCGGGCTGCGGGGTCGAGATCGTGTCACTCTTGCCGCCCGGCCCCTGCCCCGCCGAAGCGCGAGACTACTTGGCGCGCACGCAGGTGCTGCGCCCGATCCCGCCCGGGCGGCTGCTTCGCGCCTGGCTCCACTACGCGCTCCGCCGGCCGCGCGCGCTGGCCGGGCTCTTCGGCACGGTCCTCGAAGACGCCGGTCCCGGGAAGGCTCTGCACAATCTCGCCCACCTGGCCGTGGGCGTCGTCTTCGCCTACAGCGTGCGCGAGCGGCCGGCGCACATCCACGCGCACTTCGCCTACAAGGCCGCGCTGGCCGGGCTCTGCGCGAAGCGCCTGAACGGTAGCGGCTTCAGCTTCACGGCCCACGGCAGCGACACGGTGATGCCAGAGAAGCGCCACAGCCTGAAGAGCAAGCTGCGCGGCGCGGACTTCGCCATCGCGATCTCGGAGTACAACCGGCGGACCCTGCTCGCGCTCTGCCCCGAGCTGCCCGCGGGGCAGGTGCGCCTCCAGCGCACGGGCATCCGGCTCGCGGAGTTCCCCTTCCAGCCGCGGCCCGCGCGGCGCGAAGGCCCGGCGCGGCTGGTCTGCGTGGCCTCGCTCTACCCGGTCAAGAACCACGAGGGCCTGCTCGGCGCCTGCGCGCTGCTCGCGGCGCGCGGCCAGGCCTTTCGCCTCGATCTCGTCGGCAAGGACGAAGGCGGCCGCCGCGCCCAGCTCGAGGCGCAGGCGCGCCGGCTCGGCGTCCTCGAGGCCGTTCGCTTCCACGGCAGCGTGGACCACGGCGAGGTGGCGCGCTTCCTGGCCGAGGCGGACCTCTTCGTGCTCGCCAGCCACAGCGAGGGCATCCCGGTCTCGATGATGGAGGCGATGGCCGTCGGCCTGCCGGTCGTCGGGCCGCGGGTGACGGGTCTGCCCGAGCTGGTCGAGGACGGGGTGAGCGGTCTGCTCGCCGATCCCGCGCGGCCGGACGCCTTCGCCGCCGCCATCGCGCGCTTGCTCGACGATCCCGCAGCGGCCGCGGCCATGGCCCGCCGCGCGCGGGCGCGCATCGAAGCCGACTACGACATGGACAGAAACGCGCAGGCGCTCGCGCAGTGGCTGCGCGAGCGCCTGGCGTGAAGCGCGCGCCTACTTGAGCAGCAGCAGCTTGCCGCTCGCACTCCCCGTCGGCCCATTCACCCGCACCAGGTAGAGGCCGCTGCCCAGGGCCGTGCCCGCGTCGTCGCGGCCATCCCAGCGCAGCTCGCGGCGGCCGGCAAGCTGCCACTCGTCGGCGAGCGTGCGCTGCAGCCGACCCTGCGCATCGTAGATCGCCACCTGCCAGCGGCCAGCCGCGGGCAGCTCGTAGCTGATCAGCGTGCTCGGGTTGAAGGGGTTCGGCGTGTTGCCGAGGAGGCGCAGGGCGACCGGCGCGACGGGCGGCTCCTCGACCGGTGTCAGGTCGTTGATGACGAAGAGCGAATCGCTGAGGCTGGTCGAGTAGTCCAGCTCGGTGTTGTTGGTGTCGCGCACGCGGTCCTGCGTGAAGGTGAGCGCGCTCGCCCCTGCAGCCAGGCCGCGGAACTCGAGCAGG encodes:
- a CDS encoding glycosyltransferase family 1 protein, with amino-acid sequence MSRTAQPSRFDLLCFGEDWYKSSYTSTRQIVLRLAVGRRLLWVNPLPVRAPSLAGRDERHAALRKIQHKLRTHLRPLARPRPGVWVLSPLYLPVFLDARGDRLNGALLTAQVWLALRLLGLRRPLIWASSTYHALFVARRLAHRGFFYRFADKNSAFTDLPPERAARARALYETYDRRLCAEADRVYCASRAIAEDLRARCGESERIVYQPHGVDFAHFSAAGTGALPLPEALRGLPHPVVGYFGSLTNHNDKGILRRLAERHPDWSLVLIGRVIGDYSELADLPNFRLTGAVPYAELPAWAQAFDVAIMNWIETEWIASSFPVKVQEYLALGLPVVSVRIREVAEQFGDLVRIAEGPDDFVRLVEEELRTDTPAKRAARRERVRDRDWSQIAAAVLADAEAIHRGKSA
- a CDS encoding glycosyltransferase family 4 protein, whose amino-acid sequence is MSAPRLLYVLDRFPTDTLNFVYNEMRALEAAGCGVEIVSLLPPGPCPAEARDYLARTQVLRPIPPGRLLRAWLHYALRRPRALAGLFGTVLEDAGPGKALHNLAHLAVGVVFAYSVRERPAHIHAHFAYKAALAGLCAKRLNGSGFSFTAHGSDTVMPEKRHSLKSKLRGADFAIAISEYNRRTLLALCPELPAGQVRLQRTGIRLAEFPFQPRPARREGPARLVCVASLYPVKNHEGLLGACALLAARGQAFRLDLVGKDEGGRRAQLEAQARRLGVLEAVRFHGSVDHGEVARFLAEADLFVLASHSEGIPVSMMEAMAVGLPVVGPRVTGLPELVEDGVSGLLADPARPDAFAAAIARLLDDPAAAAAMARRARARIEADYDMDRNAQALAQWLRERLA
- a CDS encoding T9SS type A sorting domain-containing protein; this encodes IPVDPAPGVQTFTQHISPESFWVGSRLNATVFLQEQTSRRIWQARTARLNALKGLLRLDPADCEMNVGEVCSLRVMIAPSQVPVKGVDVTIDFDESVAALQAIHAGSWVTGSGLQSYFHDYTETGATEAHFSLAFLNGTVTGGGELALLEFRGLAAGASALTFTQDRVRDTNNTELDYSTSLSDSLFVINDLTPVEEPPVAPVALRLLGNTPNPFNPSTLISYELPAAGRWQVAIYDAQGRLQRTLADEWQLAGRRELRWDGRDDAGTALGSGLYLVRVNGPTGSASGKLLLLK